The sequence below is a genomic window from candidate division WOR-3 bacterium.
AGCAAATTTTATATATTTGACGCCATTTCTTTCTCTGGTTTTCATACATTTTGTCGGAAGAGAAGAAATTAAATTGACGACTGTAATTGGATTAGCGATAATTTTATCTGGCATTTATTTTCAGAATTTCGTTGGAGAAAGACAAAAAAAACAAAATGCGTTTTCGCGATGAAAAGAGAAAGCAGAGTTGTTACTGAATTCATTCTGCCACCTTGATGGAATAAACCTGATAACAGAACATGAACTTTGGAACAAAGGAATCAAAAGCTGGGAACAGGCAAATTCAAGCTTAGAAAGTATAGGTTTCTCTGAAAAAAAATGCAAAAATATCAGGAAAGGCATAGAAACCTCATTTCAGAAATTTGAAGAGAGAGCAACCGACTATTTTTTCGATTCACTGCCGAGAGAACAGCATTGGAGATTTTTCAAAGAATTTAAAGATGAAATTGCCTATCTCGACATTGAGACCACCGGTCTGTCAAGAACCGACTCTGTGACTGTTGCCTCAATATACTATAAGGGTAAATTGGACGTATATGTGAATGGTATAAATATGGAAAAGATGGTCCAAGATATAGCAAAACCCAAGATTTTGGTGACTTTCAACGGCAATCGATTTGACATTCCGTTTATTGAAAATTATTTCGATATTAAAATTTACCAGAAAAAAATCGACTTGATGTATATTCTGAGAAATTTAGGATTTCGCGGAGGCTTGAAAAGGTGTGAAAAATCTCTTGGTATAACGAGAGAAGGAATGGAAAATCTTGATGGCAATATCGCTGTTCTTCTATGGGAAGATTATCGCAGAAATAAAAATGTAAAAGCTTTAAAAACCTTAATAGCTTATAACGCCTACGACACAATCAACCTTGAAAGACTTTCGGCAATATCCTACAACAAAAATATAATTCTTACAGGGATTGATTTCACCAAAATGGATATTCCCAGGAGCAAAGCTGTTCCATTTTTCCCAAATCCTGCTACCGTAAAAAAAATAATGGATAATTGACAAGGAGGCAAATCAATATGTATGGATTTTTTTCACTTATTTTGCTTATCAACCTTTGGAGTTTCAACCCTGGGGGA
It includes:
- a CDS encoding ribonuclease H-like domain-containing protein encodes the protein MLLNSFCHLDGINLITEHELWNKGIKSWEQANSSLESIGFSEKKCKNIRKGIETSFQKFEERATDYFFDSLPREQHWRFFKEFKDEIAYLDIETTGLSRTDSVTVASIYYKGKLDVYVNGINMEKMVQDIAKPKILVTFNGNRFDIPFIENYFDIKIYQKKIDLMYILRNLGFRGGLKRCEKSLGITREGMENLDGNIAVLLWEDYRRNKNVKALKTLIAYNAYDTINLERLSAISYNKNIILTGIDFTKMDIPRSKAVPFFPNPATVKKIMDN